From one Diachasmimorpha longicaudata isolate KC_UGA_2023 chromosome 8, iyDiaLong2, whole genome shotgun sequence genomic stretch:
- the LOC135165305 gene encoding kinesin-like protein KIF21A isoform X1, protein MDDSSVRVAVRIRPQVAREVIDMCRICTQVPPGEPQVFLGPDKAFTYDYVFDTNTGQNPIYDACVARLVDGALDGYNATVLAYGQTGSGKTYTMGTGFDVEVDETIVGIIPRAIRHLFDGIADKQASARERALMPPEFKVTAQFLELYNEDLKDLLEPGGPRGGARIHEDPSGNIHLAGVEPRVVTSPEQALEYLRLGALSRTTGSTQMNTQSSRSHAIFTLYIKQQRCIKIEDPDADVDTTSSDPTNEFETLTAKFHFVDLAGSERLKRTGATGDRAKEGISINCGLLALGNVISALGDKTKKALHVPYRDSKLTRLLQDSLGGNSQTVMIACVSPSDRDFMETLSTLKYANRARNIKNKVMINQDKSSRTIASLRREIQQLQLELLEYRQGKRVVGEDGVNDAWHENQMLNSELQSLRTRVKALSETVEALTAKNSLLIAEKASGQWVNSASGEDVSGLILGYVQEIEELRARLMEAEAMYQQLKKRQLQVQAANPYSEPSYAFGDSSSVLADAKRELQKEMDTLAALKGQQNNDEDNEADGAENGQESMSDDESDDDSDRKEEDEEEAAMGRELEALTSDIDVKQRLIQELELSQRRLQTMKQHYEDKLVQLQARIKDTQEERDKVLSSLQQQASPPTEKVKKLRDEYEKKLTSMQKEVRLLQTAKKEHARLLKSQSQNENRLRGLRNELAEMKRAKVKLLNKMREEAQRHKENELRRNREIAQLRKESRKNANMIRTLEADKRMKEVVLRRKQEEVTALRKRDRGLSQKVAGRTVVKKVNQKTLKQMWQTFERTITKQALAKQAAAETEREMERLLMEREELGRDLERLQKHRIVAATTRGDTADVDEDIDNVKSKISYLQDSIAECQRDMVEMGDGETEAEPGVEALIAAVKSVDEAQYLLQRMLNFTVEQSCSAAQKQLEVRDMESRLNQVAQESDVQHQLLEHVLRDRDLLTMTSSHDNSLVYSPPSSRSSSPDNSESYSQISMNDTKQKSNKVRRRTTQPQELLYGIGSGADSLKADDHNQNHNHPLTRVPSAPGSLKGLVLTRGQHGSGMAGGGSPILSRRDSTSPRPLRRPLHPGGGSMEHVAQMDVSSPPGSPTIYRRFNSREENVFSRLTATRQPLTTDPQPTKGVISQYPGKVQPRAPLQCTHVAEGHSKAVLAIDATEDLLFSGSKDRTVKIWDLGTGLENMTLSGHPNNVVAVKYSESHRLLFSVSSAYVKVWDLRTSNSCVKTLFSSGQTQSGALSLTTTARTLQVPPGETTINDLALSLDEQELYIATSDKVRVWDLRKLTYTGRLSTPHTAAVMCLAVADDGRVITGSKDHLISLVDTNTSGQAVSLAPPHYDGVQCLATSGSTLFSGSRDMCIKRWDLSRMELLQSLNNAHKDWIQGLCTINNGSVMVSGCRGGYLRAWGVPTDSEGECSPLGEVRAHGSAINAVVTNQQHIFTASNDGTVRLWSYYKRDPRTFQRSNSLKC, encoded by the exons ATGGATGACTCGAGTGTTCGTGTTGCCGTTCG GATACGGCCTCAAGTGGCTCGCGAGGTGATCGACATGTGTCGAATCTGCACTCAAGTGCCCCCGGGTGAACCCCAGGTATTTCTGGGACCTGACAAGGCCTTCACCTATGACTACGTCTTCGATACAAACACCGGACAGAATCCGATCTACGATGCATGTGTTGCCAGACTGGTTGATGGTGCATTGGACGGATACAATGCAACAGTTCTAGCATATGGACAAACTGGCTCCGGAAAGACCTATACTATGGGCACTGGATTTGACGTTGAAGTGGATGAGACGATTGTTGGCATTATTCCAAGAGCTATCAGACACTTGTTCGATGGTATCGCTGATAAACAGGCCAGTGCTAGGGAGCGAGCTCTTATGCCACCTGAATTCAAG GTGACCGCCCAATTTCTGGAGCTGTACAACGAAGACCTGAAGGACCTGTTGGAGCCCGGCGGTCCTCGAGGTGGTGCACGTATCCACGAAGATCCCTCTGGCAACATTCACCTCGCTGGGGTTGAGCCCCGGGTTGTCACCAGTCCCGAACAAGCTCTCGAGTATCTCCGCCTGGGTGCCCTCTCGCGAACCACGGGTTCCACTCAAATGAATACTCAATCCTCTCGATCGCATGCGATCTTCACCCTCTATATAAAACAACAACGGTGCATTAAGATCGAAGACCCTGACGCGGACGTCGACACGACATCCTCAGACCCCACAAACGAGTTCGAAACCTTGACCGCTAAATTTCACTTCGTCGATTTAGCGGGATCCGAGCGGTTGAAACGAACGGGTGCCACCGGTGATCGAGCGAAGGAAGGCATTTCCATAAACTGCGGCCTCCTGGCCCTGGGGAACGTTATCTCCGCCCTTGGGGACAAAACAAAGAAAGCTTTACACGTGCCTTACCGAGATTCCAAGCTGACGCGTCTCCTTCAGGACTCCCTGGGTGGCAATAGCCAGACGGTCATGATCGCTTGTGTCTCCCCTAGTGATCGTGATTTCATGGAGACATTGAGTACTTTGAAGTATGCGAATCGGGCTCGAAACATCAAGAACAAGGTCATGATCAATCAAGACAAATCGTCAAGAACAATCGCATCTCTTCGACGTGAAATCCAGCAGCTTCAGCTGGAGCTTCTGGAGTACCGACAAGGTAAACGAGTTGTCGGAGAAGACGGAGTGAATGATGCCTGGCACGAGAATCAGATGCTCAACAGCGAGCTGCAAAGCCTTCGAACGAGGGTGAAAGCCTTATCCGAAACCGTGGAGGCACTGACAGCAAAGAACTCGTTGTTGATCGCTGAGAAAGCTTCTGGTCAGTGGGTGAATAGCGCCTCTGGAGAAGATGTGTCGGGTTTGATACTGGGCTACGTCCAGGAGATCGAGGAGCTACGAGCGAGGCTGATGGAGGCCGAAGCAATGTATCAACAGTTGAAAAAGCGACAATTGCAGGTACAAGCAGCCAATCCTTACTCAGAACCGTCCTATGCTTTTGGTGATTCATCATCAGTCCTTGCCGATGCTAAACGAGAGCTGCAGAAGGAAATGGACACTCTCGCGGCCTTGAAGGGACAGCAGAACAATGATGAAGATAATGAGGCTGACGGGGCGGAGAACGGGCAGGAGTCAATGAGCGACGACGAATCCGATGACGATTCTGATAGGAAggaggaggatgaggaggaAGCTGCTATGGGAAGGGAGTTGGAAGCATTGACATCTGATATTGATGTGAAGCAACGGTTGATTCAAGAGttggagttgtcccagaggagACTGCAGACGATGAAGCAGCATTACGAGGACAAGTTGGTGCAGTTGCAAGCCAGAATCAAGGACACTCAGGAGGAGAGGGACAAGGTGCTGTCTTCTCTTCAGCAACAGGCGTCACCACCGACGGAAAAGGTGAAGAAATTGAGAGATGAGTACGAGAAGAAACTAACATCCATGCAGAAGGAAGTTCGCTTGCTGCAGACGGCGAAGAAAGAACATGCGAGATTACTGAAGAGTCAGTCGCAAAATGAGAATAGGCTGAGGGGGCTGAGGAACGAGCTCGCCGAGATGAAGAGGGCAAAGGTTAAGTTGTTGAATAAGATGAGGGAAGAGGCACAGAGACATAAGGAAAACGAGTTGAGGAGAAATCGGGAGATAGCGCAGTTGAGGAAGGAGAGCAGGAAGAATGCGAATATGATAAGGACTCTGGAAGCGGATAAGAGAATGAAGGAGGTGGTGCTGAGGAGGAAGCAGGAGGAAGTGACAGCGTTGCGAAAGAGGGATAGGGGGCTCAGCCAGAAGGTGGCAGGTAGAACTGTGGTGAAGAAGGTTAACCAGAAAACGCTGAAGCAAATGTGGCAGACTTTTGAAAGAACTATTACCAAACAAGCGTTGGCGAAGCAGGCCGCTGCTGAGACTGAAAGGGAGATGGAAAG GTTGTTGATGGAGAGAGAGGAATTGGGGAGGGATTTGGAAAGGCTCCAGAAGCATCGCATAGTAGCCGCAACCACTCGGGGTGATACTGCAGATGTTGACGAGGATATCGACAATGTCAAGAGCAAGATTAGTTATCTGCAAGACAGCATTGCGGAGTGTCAGAGGGATATGGTGGAGATGGGAGATGGGGAGACAGAGGCGGAGCCAGGGGTCGAAGCATTGATTGCAGCTGTGAAGAGTGTCGACGAGGCGCAATATCTTCTGCAGAGGATGCTCAATTTCACGGTGGAACAGAGTTGCAGTGCGGCACAGAAGCAGCTTGAGGTGAGGGACATGGAGAGTCGGCTTAATCAGGTGGCACAGGAGAGCGATGTTCAGCATCAACTTTTGGAGCATGTGCTGAGGGACAGGGATCTCCTTACGATGACCAGTAGTCATGATAATAGTTTGGTTTATAGCCCGCCCAGCTCGAGGAGTTCTTCACCTGATAA caGCGAAAGCTATAGCCAAATATCAATGAACGATACCAAGCAAAAGAGCAATAAAGTTCGCCGACGCACAACTCAACCCCAGGAGCTCCTCTACGGCATAGGATCAGGTGCTGATTCACTGAAGGCCGATGATCACAATCAAAATCACAATCATCCACTGACTCGAGTGCCCAGTGCACCTGGCAGTCTTAA AGGTTTAGTATTGACACGCGGCCAGCATGGCAGTGGCATGGCTGGTGGTGGATCACCGATACTCAGTAGACGTGACAGCACATCACCACGACCTCTTCGGAGGCCACTGCATCCTGGTGGGGGCTCTAT GGAGCACGTTGCCCAAATGGACGTGTCATCGCCACCAGGATCGCCGACCATTTATCGGCGATTCAATAGTCGCGAGGAGAATGTTTTCTCGAGACTAACTGCCACTAGACAACCACTGACAACTGATCCACAGCCGACAAAGGGGGTCATTTCACAATATCCAGGAAAG GTGCAGCCTAGAGCGCCTCTGCAATGTACTCACGTTGCTGAAGGCCACAGCAAGGCAGTGCTGGCTATCGATGCAACGGAAGACTTACTATTCAGCGGCTCGaaag ACCGAACAGTAAAGATATGGGACCTGGGAACAGGACTGGAGAACATGACACTCTCAGGACACCCCAATAACGTAGTTGCAGTTAAATATTCAGAGTCCCATCGTCTCCTCTTCAGCGTATCATCGGCCTACGTAAAAGTCTGGGACCTTCGTACGAGCAATTCGTGTGTCAAAACACTCTTCTCCTCGGGACAGACCCAGAGTGGGGCATTATCCCTGACAACAACAGCGAGAACCCTACAAGTGCCTCCTGGTGAAACGACAATAAACGATTTGGCACTAAGTTTGGATGAGCAGGAGTTGTATATAGCGACTAGTGATAAAGTGAGGGTCTGGGATCTCAGGAAATTAACGTACACTGGACGTCTGAGTACACCGCACACAGCAGCTGTTATGTGCCTGGCTGTCGCTGATGATGGACGAGTCATCACAGGGAGCAAGGATCATCTTATTTCTCTGGTTGATACGAATACTTCTGGACAAGCCGTCAGTCTTGCTCCACCTCATTACGATGGGGTGCAGTGTCTTGCCACTAGTGGGTCTACCCTATTTTCAG GTTCCAGGGACATGTGCATCAAACGTTGGGATCTCAGCCGGATGGAGCTGCTCCAGTCGCTGAATAACGCTCATAAGGACTGGATCCAGGGTCTTTGCACGATAAACAATGGCTCTGTAATGGTCTCGGGCTGTCGAGGAGGCTACCTTCGGGCCTGGGGGGTGCCCACGGACTCCGAGGGCGAATGCTCACCACTCGGGGAGGTTCGAGCGCATGGATCAGCAATCAATGCTGTCGTCACAAATCAACAGCACATTTTCACCGCCAGCAA CGATGGAACAGTCAGACTGTGGAGCTACTACAAACGAGATCCTCGAACGTTTCAACGGAGCAACTCACTAAAGTGCTAA
- the LOC135165305 gene encoding kinesin-like protein KIF21A isoform X2 yields the protein MDDSSVRVAVRIRPQVAREVIDMCRICTQVPPGEPQVFLGPDKAFTYDYVFDTNTGQNPIYDACVARLVDGALDGYNATVLAYGQTGSGKTYTMGTGFDVEVDETIVGIIPRAIRHLFDGIADKQASARERALMPPEFKVTAQFLELYNEDLKDLLEPGGPRGGARIHEDPSGNIHLAGVEPRVVTSPEQALEYLRLGALSRTTGSTQMNTQSSRSHAIFTLYIKQQRCIKIEDPDADVDTTSSDPTNEFETLTAKFHFVDLAGSERLKRTGATGDRAKEGISINCGLLALGNVISALGDKTKKALHVPYRDSKLTRLLQDSLGGNSQTVMIACVSPSDRDFMETLSTLKYANRARNIKNKVMINQDKSSRTIASLRREIQQLQLELLEYRQGKRVVGEDGVNDAWHENQMLNSELQSLRTRVKALSETVEALTAKNSLLIAEKASGQWVNSASGEDVSGLILGYVQEIEELRARLMEAEAMYQQLKKRQLQVQAANPYSEPSYAFGDSSSVLADAKRELQKEMDTLAALKGQQNNDEDNEADGAENGQESMSDDESDDDSDRKEEDEEEAAMGRELEALTSDIDVKQRLIQELELSQRRLQTMKQHYEDKLVQLQARIKDTQEERDKVLSSLQQQASPPTEKVKKLRDEYEKKLTSMQKEVRLLQTAKKEHARLLKSQSQNENRLRGLRNELAEMKRAKVKLLNKMREEAQRHKENELRRNREIAQLRKESRKNANMIRTLEADKRMKEVVLRRKQEEVTALRKRDRGLSQKVAGRTVVKKVNQKTLKQMWQTFERTITKQALAKQAAAETEREMERLLMEREELGRDLERLQKHRIVAATTRGDTADVDEDIDNVKSKISYLQDSIAECQRDMVEMGDGETEAEPGVEALIAAVKSVDEAQYLLQRMLNFTVEQSCSAAQKQLEVRDMESRLNQVAQESDVQHQLLEHVLRDRDLLTMTSSHDNSLVYSPPSSRSSSPDNSESYSQISMNDTKQKSNKVRRRTTQPQELLYGIGSGADSLKADDHNQNHNHPLTRVPSAPGSLKGLVLTRGQHGSGMAGGGSPILSRRDSTSPRPLRRPLHPGGGSMEHVAQMDVSSPPGSPTIYRRFNSREENVFSRLTATRQPLTTDPQPTKGVISQYPGKVQPRAPLQCTHVAEGHSKAVLAIDATEDLLFSGSKDRTVKIWDLGTGLENMTLSGHPNNVVAVKYSESHRLLFSVSSAYVKVWDLRTSNSCVKTLFSSGQTQSGALSLTTTARTLQVPPGETTINDLALSLDEQELYIATSDKVRVWDLRKLTYTGRLSTPHTAAVMCLAVADDGRVITGSKDHLISLVDTNTSGQAVSLAPPHYDGVQCLATSGSTLFSGSRDMCIKRWDLSRMELLQSLNNAHKDWIQGLCTINNGSVMVSGCRGGYLRAWGVPTDSEGECSPLGEVRAHGSAINAVVTNQQHIFTASNSGEVKLWCIPDPFLAMSMSTMSI from the exons ATGGATGACTCGAGTGTTCGTGTTGCCGTTCG GATACGGCCTCAAGTGGCTCGCGAGGTGATCGACATGTGTCGAATCTGCACTCAAGTGCCCCCGGGTGAACCCCAGGTATTTCTGGGACCTGACAAGGCCTTCACCTATGACTACGTCTTCGATACAAACACCGGACAGAATCCGATCTACGATGCATGTGTTGCCAGACTGGTTGATGGTGCATTGGACGGATACAATGCAACAGTTCTAGCATATGGACAAACTGGCTCCGGAAAGACCTATACTATGGGCACTGGATTTGACGTTGAAGTGGATGAGACGATTGTTGGCATTATTCCAAGAGCTATCAGACACTTGTTCGATGGTATCGCTGATAAACAGGCCAGTGCTAGGGAGCGAGCTCTTATGCCACCTGAATTCAAG GTGACCGCCCAATTTCTGGAGCTGTACAACGAAGACCTGAAGGACCTGTTGGAGCCCGGCGGTCCTCGAGGTGGTGCACGTATCCACGAAGATCCCTCTGGCAACATTCACCTCGCTGGGGTTGAGCCCCGGGTTGTCACCAGTCCCGAACAAGCTCTCGAGTATCTCCGCCTGGGTGCCCTCTCGCGAACCACGGGTTCCACTCAAATGAATACTCAATCCTCTCGATCGCATGCGATCTTCACCCTCTATATAAAACAACAACGGTGCATTAAGATCGAAGACCCTGACGCGGACGTCGACACGACATCCTCAGACCCCACAAACGAGTTCGAAACCTTGACCGCTAAATTTCACTTCGTCGATTTAGCGGGATCCGAGCGGTTGAAACGAACGGGTGCCACCGGTGATCGAGCGAAGGAAGGCATTTCCATAAACTGCGGCCTCCTGGCCCTGGGGAACGTTATCTCCGCCCTTGGGGACAAAACAAAGAAAGCTTTACACGTGCCTTACCGAGATTCCAAGCTGACGCGTCTCCTTCAGGACTCCCTGGGTGGCAATAGCCAGACGGTCATGATCGCTTGTGTCTCCCCTAGTGATCGTGATTTCATGGAGACATTGAGTACTTTGAAGTATGCGAATCGGGCTCGAAACATCAAGAACAAGGTCATGATCAATCAAGACAAATCGTCAAGAACAATCGCATCTCTTCGACGTGAAATCCAGCAGCTTCAGCTGGAGCTTCTGGAGTACCGACAAGGTAAACGAGTTGTCGGAGAAGACGGAGTGAATGATGCCTGGCACGAGAATCAGATGCTCAACAGCGAGCTGCAAAGCCTTCGAACGAGGGTGAAAGCCTTATCCGAAACCGTGGAGGCACTGACAGCAAAGAACTCGTTGTTGATCGCTGAGAAAGCTTCTGGTCAGTGGGTGAATAGCGCCTCTGGAGAAGATGTGTCGGGTTTGATACTGGGCTACGTCCAGGAGATCGAGGAGCTACGAGCGAGGCTGATGGAGGCCGAAGCAATGTATCAACAGTTGAAAAAGCGACAATTGCAGGTACAAGCAGCCAATCCTTACTCAGAACCGTCCTATGCTTTTGGTGATTCATCATCAGTCCTTGCCGATGCTAAACGAGAGCTGCAGAAGGAAATGGACACTCTCGCGGCCTTGAAGGGACAGCAGAACAATGATGAAGATAATGAGGCTGACGGGGCGGAGAACGGGCAGGAGTCAATGAGCGACGACGAATCCGATGACGATTCTGATAGGAAggaggaggatgaggaggaAGCTGCTATGGGAAGGGAGTTGGAAGCATTGACATCTGATATTGATGTGAAGCAACGGTTGATTCAAGAGttggagttgtcccagaggagACTGCAGACGATGAAGCAGCATTACGAGGACAAGTTGGTGCAGTTGCAAGCCAGAATCAAGGACACTCAGGAGGAGAGGGACAAGGTGCTGTCTTCTCTTCAGCAACAGGCGTCACCACCGACGGAAAAGGTGAAGAAATTGAGAGATGAGTACGAGAAGAAACTAACATCCATGCAGAAGGAAGTTCGCTTGCTGCAGACGGCGAAGAAAGAACATGCGAGATTACTGAAGAGTCAGTCGCAAAATGAGAATAGGCTGAGGGGGCTGAGGAACGAGCTCGCCGAGATGAAGAGGGCAAAGGTTAAGTTGTTGAATAAGATGAGGGAAGAGGCACAGAGACATAAGGAAAACGAGTTGAGGAGAAATCGGGAGATAGCGCAGTTGAGGAAGGAGAGCAGGAAGAATGCGAATATGATAAGGACTCTGGAAGCGGATAAGAGAATGAAGGAGGTGGTGCTGAGGAGGAAGCAGGAGGAAGTGACAGCGTTGCGAAAGAGGGATAGGGGGCTCAGCCAGAAGGTGGCAGGTAGAACTGTGGTGAAGAAGGTTAACCAGAAAACGCTGAAGCAAATGTGGCAGACTTTTGAAAGAACTATTACCAAACAAGCGTTGGCGAAGCAGGCCGCTGCTGAGACTGAAAGGGAGATGGAAAG GTTGTTGATGGAGAGAGAGGAATTGGGGAGGGATTTGGAAAGGCTCCAGAAGCATCGCATAGTAGCCGCAACCACTCGGGGTGATACTGCAGATGTTGACGAGGATATCGACAATGTCAAGAGCAAGATTAGTTATCTGCAAGACAGCATTGCGGAGTGTCAGAGGGATATGGTGGAGATGGGAGATGGGGAGACAGAGGCGGAGCCAGGGGTCGAAGCATTGATTGCAGCTGTGAAGAGTGTCGACGAGGCGCAATATCTTCTGCAGAGGATGCTCAATTTCACGGTGGAACAGAGTTGCAGTGCGGCACAGAAGCAGCTTGAGGTGAGGGACATGGAGAGTCGGCTTAATCAGGTGGCACAGGAGAGCGATGTTCAGCATCAACTTTTGGAGCATGTGCTGAGGGACAGGGATCTCCTTACGATGACCAGTAGTCATGATAATAGTTTGGTTTATAGCCCGCCCAGCTCGAGGAGTTCTTCACCTGATAA caGCGAAAGCTATAGCCAAATATCAATGAACGATACCAAGCAAAAGAGCAATAAAGTTCGCCGACGCACAACTCAACCCCAGGAGCTCCTCTACGGCATAGGATCAGGTGCTGATTCACTGAAGGCCGATGATCACAATCAAAATCACAATCATCCACTGACTCGAGTGCCCAGTGCACCTGGCAGTCTTAA AGGTTTAGTATTGACACGCGGCCAGCATGGCAGTGGCATGGCTGGTGGTGGATCACCGATACTCAGTAGACGTGACAGCACATCACCACGACCTCTTCGGAGGCCACTGCATCCTGGTGGGGGCTCTAT GGAGCACGTTGCCCAAATGGACGTGTCATCGCCACCAGGATCGCCGACCATTTATCGGCGATTCAATAGTCGCGAGGAGAATGTTTTCTCGAGACTAACTGCCACTAGACAACCACTGACAACTGATCCACAGCCGACAAAGGGGGTCATTTCACAATATCCAGGAAAG GTGCAGCCTAGAGCGCCTCTGCAATGTACTCACGTTGCTGAAGGCCACAGCAAGGCAGTGCTGGCTATCGATGCAACGGAAGACTTACTATTCAGCGGCTCGaaag ACCGAACAGTAAAGATATGGGACCTGGGAACAGGACTGGAGAACATGACACTCTCAGGACACCCCAATAACGTAGTTGCAGTTAAATATTCAGAGTCCCATCGTCTCCTCTTCAGCGTATCATCGGCCTACGTAAAAGTCTGGGACCTTCGTACGAGCAATTCGTGTGTCAAAACACTCTTCTCCTCGGGACAGACCCAGAGTGGGGCATTATCCCTGACAACAACAGCGAGAACCCTACAAGTGCCTCCTGGTGAAACGACAATAAACGATTTGGCACTAAGTTTGGATGAGCAGGAGTTGTATATAGCGACTAGTGATAAAGTGAGGGTCTGGGATCTCAGGAAATTAACGTACACTGGACGTCTGAGTACACCGCACACAGCAGCTGTTATGTGCCTGGCTGTCGCTGATGATGGACGAGTCATCACAGGGAGCAAGGATCATCTTATTTCTCTGGTTGATACGAATACTTCTGGACAAGCCGTCAGTCTTGCTCCACCTCATTACGATGGGGTGCAGTGTCTTGCCACTAGTGGGTCTACCCTATTTTCAG GTTCCAGGGACATGTGCATCAAACGTTGGGATCTCAGCCGGATGGAGCTGCTCCAGTCGCTGAATAACGCTCATAAGGACTGGATCCAGGGTCTTTGCACGATAAACAATGGCTCTGTAATGGTCTCGGGCTGTCGAGGAGGCTACCTTCGGGCCTGGGGGGTGCCCACGGACTCCGAGGGCGAATGCTCACCACTCGGGGAGGTTCGAGCGCATGGATCAGCAATCAATGCTGTCGTCACAAATCAACAGCACATTTTCACCGCCAGCAA CTCGGGTGAAGTGAAGCTCTGGTGCATTCCCGATCCTTTCCTAGCAATGTCAATGTCGACAATGTCTATCTAA